One part of the Brevundimonas sp. NIBR11 genome encodes these proteins:
- a CDS encoding fasciclin domain-containing protein, giving the protein MLRTRLLTATAAVALFATGSAFAQTAPTAPVGPATTPPVAAEEPTQEQPMAPAAQAAAPATTPAAPAQTAAATQNTVVDVLRANGQFTTLLAALDAAQLTETLSTQPAISIFAPTDAAFAALPEADRARLLDPANVNELRQVLLYHVVVADVQSSQIEGAKGGVQTAATTEVQLDGTGDAIKVDNATVTTADLDAGNGAVFIIDRVLNPAESMVAAGDAEEATTPAADDTETAAPPAEDDSVEATPPAGDDMTDDSATADAMDADSATDEGAVAPPPTTPAAPSAPAAAPTAPMTSAPAAPMTPPVASPMTASPTTTTATTRPATGVNAPNGQPAATTTTTVASPTVPNPTDGQVDDEDETDDTATPTPQA; this is encoded by the coding sequence ATGCTTCGCACGCGTCTTCTGACCGCGACCGCTGCTGTCGCCCTGTTCGCCACCGGCTCCGCCTTCGCCCAGACCGCGCCGACCGCTCCGGTCGGCCCCGCCACCACCCCGCCTGTCGCCGCCGAAGAGCCGACGCAGGAGCAACCCATGGCCCCGGCCGCGCAGGCCGCTGCGCCGGCGACGACCCCCGCCGCTCCGGCCCAGACGGCCGCCGCGACCCAGAACACGGTCGTCGATGTGCTTCGCGCCAACGGCCAGTTCACGACGCTGCTGGCCGCGCTCGACGCCGCCCAGCTGACCGAGACGCTCAGCACCCAGCCGGCGATCTCCATCTTCGCCCCGACCGACGCGGCCTTCGCCGCCCTGCCGGAGGCGGACCGCGCCCGCCTGCTAGACCCGGCCAACGTCAATGAGCTCCGCCAGGTTCTGCTCTATCACGTCGTCGTCGCCGATGTTCAGTCGAGCCAGATCGAGGGCGCCAAGGGCGGCGTCCAGACCGCGGCCACCACCGAGGTTCAACTGGACGGCACGGGCGACGCCATCAAGGTCGACAACGCCACGGTGACGACGGCCGATCTCGACGCCGGCAACGGCGCCGTCTTCATCATCGACCGCGTGCTGAACCCGGCCGAGTCGATGGTCGCCGCCGGCGATGCCGAGGAAGCGACCACGCCGGCCGCTGACGACACGGAAACCGCCGCCCCGCCCGCCGAAGACGACAGCGTGGAAGCCACGCCGCCGGCAGGTGATGACATGACGGACGACTCGGCCACCGCCGACGCCATGGACGCCGACAGCGCCACCGACGAGGGCGCCGTCGCTCCGCCGCCGACCACCCCGGCCGCGCCTTCGGCCCCGGCCGCTGCGCCGACCGCGCCCATGACCTCGGCTCCGGCCGCTCCGATGACGCCGCCGGTCGCCTCGCCGATGACCGCCTCGCCGACCACGACGACCGCCACCACCCGTCCGGCGACTGGCGTGAACGCGCCGAACGGCCAACCGGCCGCGACGACGACCACGACTGTCGCTTCGCCGACCGTCCCCAACCCGACCGACGGTCAGGTGGATGATGAGGACGAAACGGACGATACGGCCACGCCGACTCCGCAAGCCTAA
- a CDS encoding electron transfer flavoprotein-ubiquinone oxidoreductase — translation MEYDVLIVGGGPAGLAAAIRLKQRAEKDGKEINVAVLEKSAEIGGHILSGAVIDPKALNELFPDWQERGAPLETPVTEDRFMILGPMGQASLPMALLPPMMHNDGCYIASLGNVARWLGEQAEGLGVEVYPGMAASHVVWDEPTGRVKGVVAGVFGIDKHGHPTGDFQPGIELHGKYVFIAEGVRGSLAKTIIARHQLAKDSSPQKFGIGLKELWQIPAEKHHPGLAQHTTGWPLDEFTGGGSFMYHFGDNYVAIGYVVHLNYKDPFLSPFDEFQRFKHHPAIADHLEGGTRISYGARAITEGGFQSVPKLAFPGGALIGCSAGFVNVPRIKGSHNAMKTGMLAADAAYDAVMAGRSGDELVEYQTAYEKSWVAKELKAVRNAKPYLTKFGTTLGGAFGVAEMWLASFGLTMPWTMKHSKTDAASTEPASKHKPRVYPKPDGKLSFDKLSSVFISNTNHAEEQPAHLKLIDPSVPIRVNLPKYGEPARLYCPAGVYEVVYADETNRADPKFVINAQNCVHCKTCDIKDPSQNIVWTTPEGGGGPNYPNM, via the coding sequence ATGGAGTACGACGTCCTGATCGTCGGCGGCGGCCCCGCCGGTCTCGCAGCCGCCATCCGCCTGAAGCAGCGGGCGGAGAAGGACGGCAAGGAGATCAATGTCGCCGTGCTGGAGAAGTCGGCCGAGATCGGCGGCCACATCCTGTCCGGCGCCGTCATCGACCCCAAGGCGCTCAACGAGCTGTTCCCCGACTGGCAAGAACGTGGCGCCCCTTTGGAGACTCCGGTCACCGAGGACCGCTTCATGATCCTGGGGCCAATGGGTCAGGCCAGCCTGCCCATGGCTCTGCTGCCGCCCATGATGCACAACGACGGCTGCTACATCGCTTCGCTTGGCAACGTCGCGCGGTGGCTGGGCGAGCAGGCGGAAGGCCTGGGCGTCGAGGTCTATCCCGGCATGGCCGCCAGTCACGTGGTCTGGGACGAACCGACGGGCCGGGTGAAGGGCGTCGTCGCCGGCGTCTTCGGCATCGATAAGCACGGCCACCCCACGGGCGACTTCCAGCCGGGCATCGAGCTGCACGGCAAGTACGTCTTCATCGCCGAGGGCGTGCGCGGGTCGCTGGCCAAGACCATCATCGCCCGCCACCAGCTGGCCAAGGACTCCAGCCCCCAGAAGTTCGGCATCGGCCTGAAGGAGCTGTGGCAGATCCCGGCCGAGAAGCACCACCCCGGCCTGGCCCAGCACACCACCGGTTGGCCGCTGGACGAGTTCACCGGCGGCGGCTCCTTCATGTACCACTTCGGGGACAACTACGTGGCCATCGGCTACGTCGTGCACCTGAACTACAAGGACCCGTTCCTGTCGCCATTCGACGAGTTCCAGCGGTTTAAGCACCACCCCGCCATCGCCGACCACCTGGAAGGCGGGACCCGCATCTCTTACGGCGCGCGCGCCATCACCGAGGGCGGCTTCCAGTCGGTGCCGAAGCTGGCCTTCCCCGGCGGCGCCCTGATCGGCTGCTCGGCCGGCTTCGTGAACGTTCCGCGCATCAAGGGCAGCCACAACGCCATGAAGACCGGCATGCTGGCCGCCGACGCCGCCTATGACGCCGTCATGGCCGGCCGCTCGGGCGATGAACTGGTCGAATACCAGACCGCCTATGAGAAGAGCTGGGTCGCCAAGGAACTCAAGGCCGTTCGCAACGCCAAGCCCTATCTGACCAAGTTCGGCACGACGCTTGGCGGCGCCTTCGGGGTCGCGGAGATGTGGCTGGCCTCCTTCGGCCTGACGATGCCGTGGACGATGAAGCACTCCAAGACCGACGCGGCCTCGACCGAGCCGGCATCGAAGCACAAGCCGCGCGTCTATCCGAAGCCTGACGGCAAGCTGTCCTTCGACAAGCTCTCGTCGGTGTTCATCTCCAACACCAACCACGCCGAGGAACAGCCGGCCCACCTGAAGCTGATCGACCCCTCCGTGCCGATCCGCGTCAACCTGCCGAAGTATGGGGAGCCTGCGCGCCTCTATTGCCCGGCGGGCGTCTACGAGGTCGTCTACGCCGACGAGACGAACAGGGCCGATCCGAAGTTCGTCATCAACGCCCAGAACTGCGTCCACTGCAAAACCTGCGACATCAAGGACCCGTCGCAGAACATCGTCTGGACCACGCCCGAGGGCGGCGGCGGCCCCAACTATCCGAATATGTAG
- a CDS encoding glutathione S-transferase family protein yields MGNRAFSTWSLRPWLVLKRCGAEFTVREIPLYGPESAAALAEHSPSGKVPVLKVDGVAIWDSMAISVFAAERFPNARLWPADAHARWLARSVACEMHSGFNALRSECGMGPDAAGIIHTMVGPDRAPTPTSETVAADVRRFVAIVTEMRARFGAGGPYLFGEWSIPDAFLTPVATRFRHYQIDLAAHGDSDGVATAYVAELLQQPDFLEWTEQAVTVRP; encoded by the coding sequence ATCGGAAACAGGGCCTTCTCGACCTGGTCGCTGCGGCCCTGGCTGGTGCTGAAGCGCTGCGGGGCGGAGTTCACGGTTCGCGAAATCCCCCTCTATGGCCCGGAATCGGCGGCGGCGCTGGCCGAGCATTCTCCCTCCGGCAAGGTGCCGGTGCTGAAGGTCGATGGCGTGGCCATCTGGGATTCGATGGCGATCTCGGTCTTCGCCGCCGAGCGGTTCCCGAACGCCCGGCTGTGGCCCGCCGACGCCCACGCCCGTTGGCTCGCCCGGTCGGTGGCCTGCGAGATGCACTCGGGCTTCAACGCCCTGCGCAGCGAATGCGGCATGGGGCCTGACGCCGCCGGCATCATCCACACCATGGTCGGCCCCGACCGCGCCCCGACCCCGACCTCAGAGACCGTCGCCGCCGACGTTAGGCGCTTCGTCGCTATCGTCACCGAGATGCGCGCCCGCTTCGGCGCCGGCGGGCCTTATCTGTTCGGCGAATGGTCGATCCCGGACGCCTTCCTGACGCCCGTCGCCACCCGCTTCCGCCACTACCAGATCGATCTCGCCGCCCATGGCGACAGCGACGGCGTGGCCACAGCCTATGTGGCCGAGCTGCTACAGCAGCCCGACTTCCTCGAATGGACGGAACAGGCTGTCACGGTTCGGCCTTAG
- a CDS encoding uracil-DNA glycosylase: MNAQTSDIAAIESLLAFWADAGVDACFEEAAVDRTIVIAPALKAVAKATESVTPVVDLVDQTSEARRLANGADTMEALAEAAASFKGCELVGMGARQCVFGRGDPHAPILIIGEAPGADEDAAGQPFVGKAGKLLDRMIAAAGLTDRVYITNTVFWRPPGNRTPTPQEQAVCAPFVERAFYLMKPKAVLLLGAAAAKAVLKTDEGILRMRGQWHDWRLAEGDVAAPVMPTLHPAFLLRQPQAKRQVWADMLELAVRLDGQDSA, from the coding sequence ATGAACGCTCAAACCTCGGACATCGCCGCAATCGAAAGCCTGCTCGCCTTCTGGGCCGACGCGGGGGTGGACGCCTGTTTCGAGGAAGCGGCGGTCGATCGGACAATCGTCATCGCTCCGGCCCTGAAGGCCGTAGCCAAGGCGACCGAGTCGGTCACGCCGGTGGTGGATCTGGTCGATCAGACGTCGGAGGCGCGTCGGCTGGCGAATGGCGCGGACACGATGGAGGCGCTGGCGGAGGCCGCGGCCAGTTTCAAGGGCTGCGAACTGGTCGGTATGGGGGCGCGGCAATGTGTCTTCGGACGCGGCGATCCGCATGCGCCGATCCTGATCATCGGTGAAGCGCCGGGCGCGGACGAGGACGCGGCGGGCCAGCCCTTCGTGGGCAAGGCGGGCAAGCTGCTGGACAGGATGATCGCGGCGGCGGGACTGACAGACCGGGTCTATATCACCAACACCGTCTTCTGGCGGCCGCCGGGCAACCGCACGCCGACGCCGCAGGAGCAGGCGGTCTGCGCCCCCTTCGTGGAACGGGCCTTCTATCTGATGAAGCCGAAGGCCGTGCTGCTGCTGGGCGCGGCGGCGGCCAAGGCGGTGCTCAAGACCGACGAGGGCATCCTGCGGATGCGGGGTCAGTGGCACGACTGGCGACTGGCCGAAGGCGACGTCGCGGCGCCCGTCATGCCCACGCTCCATCCCGCCTTTCTGCTGCGTCAGCCCCAGGCCAAGCGTCAGGTCTGGGCCGATATGCTCGAGCTCGCGGTCAGGTTGGACGGACAGGATTCCGCCTAG
- a CDS encoding 4-(cytidine 5'-diphospho)-2-C-methyl-D-erythritol kinase: protein MEPRLDAGPRRRTSRRSRTQADRRVAALTSLTAVARAKVNLFLHVGPLDANGYHPLASLVAFADAGDVVTVAPSDRLSLTVTGPFGKPLAGEGDNLILKALRALGEATGGGEPALAVTLDKRLPIAAGLGGGSSDAGAALRLADEALGLNLGDDSLTALSRAVGADGPMCLAMRSAWAEGVGDRLSFEPALPPLHAVLANPGRPSPTAAVYGAYDAGSTRAADRPAPPPNWSSGEVIDWLARQRNDLQAPAVSLEPAVGEALSAMAATGARLTRMSGSGATVFGLFETADAAREAAGKLRKLHDNWWIERAVFGDERDEASQ from the coding sequence GTGGAACCGCGTCTTGACGCTGGACCCCGACGACGAACGTCGCGCCGAAGTCGAACGCAAGCTGACCGACGGGTTGCCGCTCTGACGTCCCTGACGGCGGTCGCCCGAGCCAAGGTCAACCTGTTCCTGCACGTCGGGCCGCTGGACGCGAACGGCTACCACCCGCTGGCCAGCCTGGTCGCCTTTGCCGACGCCGGGGACGTGGTCACGGTCGCCCCCTCGGACCGGCTGTCGCTGACCGTGACCGGACCCTTTGGCAAGCCTCTGGCCGGAGAGGGCGACAACCTGATCCTGAAGGCCCTGCGCGCGCTGGGTGAGGCGACCGGCGGGGGCGAACCGGCCCTGGCGGTGACCCTGGACAAGCGCCTGCCCATCGCGGCCGGTCTGGGCGGGGGATCATCGGACGCGGGGGCCGCCCTGCGTCTGGCCGACGAGGCCCTGGGACTGAACCTGGGGGACGACAGCCTGACGGCGCTGTCGCGAGCGGTCGGGGCGGACGGGCCCATGTGTCTGGCGATGCGATCGGCCTGGGCCGAAGGCGTCGGCGACCGACTGTCGTTCGAGCCCGCCTTGCCGCCGCTGCATGCCGTCTTGGCCAATCCTGGCCGGCCCTCGCCGACGGCTGCCGTCTATGGCGCCTATGACGCCGGGTCCACGCGGGCCGCGGATCGGCCCGCGCCTCCCCCGAATTGGTCATCCGGCGAAGTGATCGACTGGCTCGCCCGACAGCGGAACGATCTCCAGGCGCCCGCCGTCTCGCTGGAACCGGCCGTCGGCGAGGCTCTGTCGGCCATGGCCGCCACGGGCGCGCGTCTGACCCGGATGTCGGGCTCCGGCGCGACGGTTTTCGGGCTCTTCGAGACTGCAGACGCCGCGCGCGAGGCCGCCGGTAAGCTGCGAAAACTCCATGATAACTGGTGGATCGAACGGGCTGTATTCGGTGATGAACGGGACGAAGCGTCACAATAA
- the purB gene encoding adenylosuccinate lyase, translating into MITRYSRPETVAIWSSETKYRIWFEIEAHAATKMAELGVIPEEAAEAIWAKGKDAQWDSDRIDEIERTTKHDVIAFLTHVSETVGEEARFLHQGMTSSDVLDTCFAVQLARSSDLLIAGVDRVLAALEARAKEHKFTPTVGRSHGIHAEPVTFGLKLAGYHAEFQRARRRLVTAKEEIATCAISGAVGTFANVDPAVEEYVADKMGLQVEPVSTQVIPRDRHAAFFAALGVVASSIERLAVEIRHLQRTEVLEAEEFFDKGQKGSSAMPHKRNPILTENLTGLARLVRSSVTPAMENVALWHERDISHSSVERGIGPDATIHLDFALNRLAGVMERLLVYPENMQKNLDKLGGLVHSQRVLLALTQLGQSREDSYAAVQRNAMKVWRGEGNFLDFLKEDPEVIVPDAELEALFDLGYHAKHVDTVFRRVFG; encoded by the coding sequence ATGATCACGCGCTATTCCCGCCCCGAAACCGTCGCCATCTGGTCCTCGGAGACCAAGTACAGGATCTGGTTCGAGATCGAGGCCCATGCCGCCACCAAGATGGCCGAGCTTGGGGTGATCCCGGAGGAGGCCGCCGAGGCGATCTGGGCCAAGGGCAAGGACGCCCAGTGGGACTCGGATCGCATCGACGAGATCGAGCGGACGACCAAGCACGACGTGATCGCCTTCCTGACCCACGTCTCGGAGACGGTGGGCGAGGAAGCCCGCTTCCTGCACCAGGGGATGACGTCCTCGGACGTGCTGGACACCTGTTTCGCGGTGCAGCTGGCGCGGTCGTCGGACCTGCTGATCGCCGGGGTCGACCGGGTGCTGGCGGCGCTGGAGGCGCGGGCGAAGGAGCACAAATTCACCCCGACCGTGGGCCGTTCGCACGGCATCCATGCCGAGCCGGTGACCTTCGGCCTGAAGCTGGCCGGATATCACGCCGAATTCCAGCGGGCGCGGCGGCGTCTGGTGACGGCCAAGGAGGAGATCGCGACCTGCGCCATCTCCGGCGCCGTAGGCACCTTCGCCAACGTCGATCCGGCCGTCGAGGAATATGTCGCCGACAAGATGGGTCTGCAGGTCGAGCCGGTCTCGACCCAGGTCATCCCGCGCGACCGGCATGCGGCCTTCTTCGCGGCGCTGGGCGTCGTGGCCTCGTCGATCGAGCGTCTGGCCGTCGAGATCCGCCACCTGCAGCGCACCGAGGTGCTGGAAGCGGAGGAGTTCTTCGACAAGGGTCAGAAGGGCTCGTCGGCCATGCCGCACAAGCGCAACCCCATCCTGACCGAGAACCTGACCGGTCTGGCCCGTCTGGTCCGCTCGTCGGTCACGCCCGCAATGGAAAATGTTGCGCTGTGGCACGAGCGGGACATCAGCCATTCCTCGGTCGAGCGCGGCATCGGGCCGGACGCCACCATTCACCTGGACTTCGCCCTGAATCGCCTGGCCGGGGTGATGGAGCGGCTGCTGGTCTATCCGGAGAATATGCAGAAGAACCTGGATAAGCTCGGCGGTCTGGTCCATTCGCAGCGCGTTCTGCTGGCCCTGACGCAGCTGGGCCAGTCGCGTGAGGACAGCTATGCGGCGGTCCAGCGCAACGCGATGAAGGTGTGGCGCGGCGAGGGCAACTTTCTCGACTTCCTCAAGGAAGATCCGGAGGTCATCGTGCCGGATGCCGAGCTCGAGGCCCTGTTCGATCTCGGCTATCACGCCAAGCATGTGGACACGGTCTTCAGGCGCGTGTTCGGATAG
- a CDS encoding lytic transglycosylase domain-containing protein, producing the protein MLLAAVASPALAAPEPYLSVVASEASGAAPEGEGEQGIRISTNALSNADRISYTSAFDALRRGDLDAARASARQAGDRVLLGQVEFERLFHPNYTASYDELSAWLNDYADLPSAQRVYALAMRRRPDGAEEPRRPTGAFFSRAWDQIAAAGGNSESDPAKAARVALNRDDLQGAVAQGEQIGDWWVVGLAAWRLGDYPRAFTAFERVAVDPTEDSWTRAGAGVWAARAAGQIGRQDRIQEFLRISARWPATFYGQIALRQLGEEPAILNGDGPTPYEAVARTPSANDGPINVNQREMDDFLNSDARARRTVAFFEIGRGADARDELRNGLRTATDRTRRLWTGLARVLGPRLGGGGNDGARIDVANYPMPEIVPEGGWTLERSLVYAIARKESGFNASARSPVGAYGLMQVMPSTAAEMTGDRSFVSSPQRLFTPATNVRLGQTYVNRMLARPEFQGDLLRAVASYNAGPGPMLDALRRLGPNPDPLLLIETIDVPQAREYVEKVVAAYWIYQRMSGGPLNTLDAVVAGQTLIPIGLDYVAPPPGQEPTPFSTEPVQVASATSAGTGWTRAVQSPESPTPERQPRNRP; encoded by the coding sequence TTGTTGCTCGCCGCCGTGGCGAGCCCGGCCCTGGCCGCTCCCGAACCCTACCTGTCGGTGGTCGCGAGCGAGGCCAGCGGAGCCGCGCCAGAGGGTGAGGGCGAGCAGGGCATCCGGATCAGCACCAACGCCCTCTCCAACGCGGATCGCATCAGCTACACCTCGGCCTTCGACGCCCTGCGTCGCGGCGATCTGGATGCGGCGCGAGCGTCGGCGCGTCAGGCCGGCGACCGGGTCCTGCTGGGCCAGGTCGAGTTCGAGCGGCTGTTCCATCCGAACTACACGGCCTCCTACGACGAGCTGTCGGCCTGGCTGAACGACTACGCCGACCTGCCGAGCGCCCAGCGAGTGTACGCCCTTGCCATGCGTCGCCGTCCCGACGGAGCCGAGGAGCCGCGCCGTCCGACCGGCGCCTTCTTCAGCCGCGCCTGGGACCAGATCGCGGCGGCCGGCGGGAACTCCGAAAGCGATCCGGCCAAGGCCGCGCGCGTCGCTTTGAACCGTGACGACCTTCAGGGCGCGGTCGCCCAAGGCGAGCAGATCGGCGACTGGTGGGTCGTGGGCCTGGCCGCCTGGCGTCTGGGCGACTACCCGCGCGCCTTCACCGCCTTCGAACGCGTCGCGGTCGATCCGACCGAGGACAGCTGGACCCGCGCCGGAGCCGGCGTCTGGGCCGCGCGCGCCGCAGGCCAGATCGGCCGTCAGGATCGAATCCAGGAGTTCCTGCGCATCTCGGCGCGCTGGCCCGCCACCTTCTACGGCCAGATCGCTCTGCGTCAGCTGGGCGAGGAGCCGGCGATCCTGAACGGCGACGGTCCTACGCCCTACGAGGCCGTGGCCCGCACCCCTTCCGCCAATGACGGCCCCATCAACGTCAATCAGCGCGAGATGGACGACTTCCTCAACAGCGACGCCCGCGCCCGGCGCACCGTGGCCTTCTTCGAAATCGGTCGGGGGGCGGATGCTCGCGACGAGTTGAGGAACGGCCTGCGGACCGCCACCGACCGGACGCGTCGCCTGTGGACCGGCCTCGCCCGCGTGCTGGGGCCGCGTCTCGGCGGCGGCGGCAACGACGGGGCGCGCATCGACGTGGCCAACTATCCGATGCCGGAGATCGTCCCCGAGGGCGGCTGGACCCTGGAAAGGTCGCTGGTCTACGCGATCGCGAGGAAGGAAAGCGGCTTCAACGCCTCGGCCCGGTCGCCCGTGGGCGCCTATGGTCTGATGCAGGTCATGCCTTCGACGGCCGCCGAGATGACGGGCGACCGGAGTTTCGTCTCCAGCCCACAGCGGCTGTTCACCCCGGCGACCAACGTCCGGCTGGGCCAGACCTATGTGAACCGGATGTTGGCGCGACCCGAGTTCCAGGGCGATCTGCTGCGCGCGGTGGCCAGCTACAACGCCGGGCCGGGCCCGATGCTGGACGCCCTGCGCCGACTGGGTCCGAATCCCGATCCCCTGTTGCTGATCGAGACGATCGACGTGCCCCAGGCGCGTGAGTACGTCGAGAAGGTCGTGGCGGCCTACTGGATCTATCAGCGGATGTCGGGCGGGCCGCTCAACACCCTTGACGCCGTGGTGGCGGGCCAGACCCTGATCCCGATCGGGCTGGACTATGTCGCGCCGCCGCCGGGACAGGAGCCGACGCCGTTCTCGACCGAGCCGGTGCAGGTGGCTTCGGCGACGTCCGCAGGGACGGGTTGGACTCGAGCAGTCCAGAGTCCAGAGAGTCCAACACCTGAGCGACAGCCCAGAAATCGTCCATAA
- a CDS encoding tetratricopeptide repeat protein: MRHAPLRSILIAVTALTAAPAFAQEAPPVADPAPAIQDVVPTPPLAPLIVVGEDAEAPAPTIDAVPRVWAPVPRDAEGRTAYGLYLSGRSALSRGEAEEGAAYLSAVESLTPEQRTVRDQAFTAALLAGDLDVAARISPDRETASPVIAEAGALVTVVQTFVAGDAREANAELKARPVLAPHARAATLIAPWIAAAAGDWETALAEPNPTGDGLTVLFGRLHRAELMEHRRRFDEAESELHALAFDARSAPLFRAPYGAFLERRGKREEALAFYDATLASGAYDPMIVAAKARVEARGRAPALSGYRQGAARALIVAARQAGGEGANEFAVVYLRLALNLNDEPETVYLLGQTLAQANLDTASRAVLARVPRSSPVLYASSQIAIGVSLSEDKKLDEALAAFRAAGEVAPDDPRVAFVTAGQLVQLSRYEEALTLLNGPLLDTATQSADVRFMRGAAYESLGRIPEAEAQLWAALQEKPNDPTYLNYLGYLWVDSGTRVAEGAEMISRAHVADPDNGNIQDSLGWALYRQGQFDSAVETLESAVAKEPANAEINDHLGDAYWQVGRRREAGFQWNRVLTLDPDDERRAEVERKLTDGLPL; this comes from the coding sequence ATGCGTCACGCCCCCCTCCGATCGATCCTGATCGCCGTCACCGCCCTGACGGCCGCGCCCGCCTTCGCCCAGGAGGCGCCACCCGTCGCCGATCCCGCGCCGGCGATCCAGGACGTCGTGCCGACCCCGCCGCTCGCACCGCTGATCGTGGTGGGTGAGGATGCCGAGGCGCCCGCCCCGACCATCGACGCCGTCCCCCGCGTCTGGGCCCCCGTGCCCCGGGACGCTGAGGGCCGCACGGCCTATGGTCTTTACCTCTCCGGCCGCTCCGCCCTCAGCCGCGGCGAGGCCGAGGAGGGCGCCGCCTACCTGAGCGCCGTCGAAAGCCTGACGCCGGAACAGCGCACGGTGCGCGATCAGGCCTTCACCGCCGCCCTCCTGGCGGGAGACCTCGACGTCGCCGCGCGCATCTCGCCCGACCGCGAGACCGCCTCGCCGGTGATCGCCGAGGCCGGAGCGCTCGTCACGGTGGTCCAGACTTTCGTCGCCGGAGACGCCCGCGAAGCCAATGCAGAGCTGAAGGCCCGGCCTGTCCTGGCGCCCCATGCCCGCGCCGCGACCCTGATCGCGCCCTGGATCGCCGCCGCGGCCGGGGACTGGGAGACGGCGCTGGCCGAGCCCAACCCGACCGGAGACGGGCTGACGGTCCTCTTCGGCCGCCTGCATCGGGCGGAATTGATGGAGCATCGTCGGCGTTTCGACGAAGCCGAATCCGAGCTTCACGCCCTGGCTTTCGATGCCCGGTCCGCGCCTCTGTTCCGCGCTCCGTACGGGGCGTTCCTGGAGCGTCGAGGCAAACGCGAAGAGGCCCTGGCCTTCTACGATGCGACCCTGGCGTCCGGGGCCTATGATCCCATGATCGTCGCCGCCAAGGCTCGGGTCGAGGCGCGGGGCCGGGCTCCGGCCCTGTCCGGCTATCGTCAGGGGGCCGCGCGGGCTCTGATCGTCGCCGCCCGTCAGGCCGGCGGCGAGGGCGCCAACGAGTTCGCGGTCGTCTATCTGCGCCTCGCGCTGAACCTGAACGACGAGCCGGAGACCGTCTACCTGCTAGGTCAGACCCTCGCCCAGGCCAATCTGGACACGGCGTCGCGCGCCGTCCTCGCCCGGGTGCCGCGCTCCAGCCCGGTCCTCTACGCCAGCTCCCAGATCGCCATCGGCGTCAGCCTGTCCGAGGACAAGAAGCTGGATGAGGCTCTCGCGGCCTTCCGGGCCGCAGGCGAGGTCGCTCCCGACGACCCCCGCGTCGCCTTCGTGACGGCGGGTCAACTGGTCCAGCTGAGTCGCTACGAAGAGGCTCTGACCCTGTTGAACGGCCCCTTGCTGGACACCGCGACCCAGAGCGCCGACGTCCGGTTCATGCGCGGAGCCGCCTACGAGTCCCTGGGCCGGATTCCGGAGGCGGAGGCGCAACTGTGGGCGGCCCTGCAGGAAAAGCCGAACGATCCGACCTATCTCAACTACCTCGGCTACCTCTGGGTCGACAGCGGAACGCGCGTGGCCGAAGGCGCCGAGATGATCAGCCGAGCCCACGTCGCCGATCCTGACAACGGCAACATCCAGGACAGCCTGGGTTGGGCTCTCTACCGCCAGGGTCAGTTCGACAGCGCGGTGGAAACCCTTGAGAGCGCCGTGGCCAAGGAGCCGGCCAACGCCGAGATCAACGACCATCTGGGCGACGCCTACTGGCAGGTCGGGCGTCGCCGCGAGGCGGGCTTCCAGTGGAACCGCGTCTTGACGCTGGACCCCGACGACGAACGTCGCGCCGAAGTCGAACGCAAGCTGACCGACGGGTTGCCGCTCTGA